From the genome of Apodemus sylvaticus chromosome 3, mApoSyl1.1, whole genome shotgun sequence, one region includes:
- the Gpr63 gene encoding probable G-protein coupled receptor 63, with amino-acid sequence MVVSGVLTAPAVLTAPHTGPSNTTFVVYENSHVNTTPLPFQHPSPGPLLRYSLETMASTGFSSLAVNSTAVTPTPAVFKSLNLAVQIILSAIMIFILFVSFLGNLVVCLMVYQKAAMRSAINILLASLAFADMLLAVLNMPFALVTILTTRWIFGKFFCRLSAMFFWLFVIEGVAILLIISIDRFLIIVQRQDKLNPYRAKVLIAVSWATAFSVAFPLAVGNPDLQIPSRAPQCVFGYTTNSGYQAYVILVSLISFFIPFLVILYSFMGILNTLRHNALRIHSYPEGICLSQASKLGLMSLQRPFQMSIDMGFKTRAFTTILILFAVFIVCWAPFTTYSLVATFSKHFYYQHNFFEISTWLLWLCYLKSALNPLIYYWRIKKFHDACLDMMPKSFKFLPRLPGHTRRRIRPSAVYVCGEHRTVL; translated from the coding sequence ATGGTTGTCTCGGGAGTGTTGACTGCTCCGGCAGTGTTGACTGCACCCCATACGGGGCCATCCAACACGACATTTGTAGTCTATGAAAACTCCCATGTGAATACGACTCCTCTACCATTTCAGCATCCTAGCCCTGGTCCACTACTTAGATACAGCCTTGAAACTATGGCTAGCACTGGATTTAGTTCCTTGGCAGTGAACAGCACAGCTGTGACCCCAACACCAGCAGTTTTTAAGAGCCTAAACTTAGCTGTCCAGATTATCCTTTCGGCTATAATGATATTTATTCTGTTTGTATCTTTCCTGGGAAACTTGGTTGTTTGCCTCATGGTTTACCAAAAAGCTGCCATGCGATCTGCGATTAACATcctcctggccagcctggctttTGCAGACATGCTGCTAGCAGTACTCAACATGCCCTTTGCCCTGGTAACTATTCTTACTACCAGATGGATATTTGGGAAATTCTTCTGCCGGTTGTCTGCTATGTTTTTCTGGTTGTTTGTCATAGAGGGAGTAGCCATCCTGCTCATTATTAGTATCGATAGGTTCCTGATTATAGTTCAGAGGCAAGATAAGCTAAATCCATACAGGGCTAAGGTTCTCATCGCAGTCTCCTGGGCAACTGCTTTTTCTGTAGCTTTTCCTTTGGCCGTGGGAAACCCTGATCTGCAGATACCTTCTAGAGCCCCACAGTGCGTGTTTGGGTACACAACCAATTCTGGATACCAGGCTTATGTGATTTTGGTTTcactcatttccttctttatacCTTTTCTGGTGATATTATATTCGTTTATGGGCATCCTCAACACCCTTCGGCACAATGCCTTGAGGATTCATAGCTACCCTGAAGGGATATGCCTCAGCCAGGCCAGCAAACTGGGTCTCATGAGTCTACAGAGACCCTTCCAAATGAGCATCGACATGGGCTTTAAAACACGTGCCTTCACCACCATCTTGATCCTCTTTGCCGTCTTCATTGTCTGCTGGGCCCCATTCACCACCTACAGCCTCGTGGCTACCTTCAGTAAGCACTTTTACTATCAGCACAACTTCTTTGAGATTAGCACCTGGCTACTGTGGCTCTGCTACCTCAAGTCTGCATTGAACCCACTGATATACTACTGGAGGATTAAGAAGTTCCACGATGCCTGCTTGGACATGATGCCCAAGTCCTTCAAGTTCTTGCCAAGGCTCCCTGGTCACACAAGGCGACGGATTCGCCCCAGTGCTGTCTACGTCTGTGGGGAACATCGGACGGTGTTGTGA